From the Chloroflexota bacterium genome, the window GTACCGGCGATGGACATGGCGATGAGACTGCCGCTCAAAGTTTCGACGGCGACGAGCAACTTGATGATTGGCGTGACCGCGGCGGCGAGCGCGGGCGTCTATTTCATTCGCGGCGATATCAATCCGTTCATCGCCGCGCCGGTCGCGATGGGCGTGCTGATCGGCGCGACGCTCGGCACGCGGCTGATGATGCGCGCGCGGAGCACGCTGATTCGCCGCGTGTTCATCCTGGTGCTGGTCTTCACGGCGTTGCAGATGCTTGTCAAGGGACTGGGATTTTAGGGACGGGTAATATGCAAGAAACTCAACTCGAAGCCACCCGCGACGCGCAAACTCTGCGCGTCGAGCTTTTCATCGCGCGCTTGTTGCGCTGGGGAGTCATACTCAGTTTCATTATTTTGCTGGCGGGCATTGGCAGCGTGCTTGTGACGGGCAATACCGGCTACCACGCGATTCGCTTGGACGATCTCGATAGCATTGTCGCCTATCACGTCCGACCGGATTTTCCCAACACGCCCAGTGATGTGGCGCAAGGCGTGCTTGTGTTCAAACCGTATGCGATCATTACACTGGGCTTGCTCGTGCTGATTGCGATTCCGGTGATGCGGGTCGTCGTGTCGGTGATCGCGTTTGTGACCGAACGCGATTGGCTCTACGTCGCAATTACCGCGTGGGTGTTGACGGTTTTGCTGATCAGTTTTCTCATTGGCGAAGCCGGGGGATAAAACCAAACGATTGACCTGACCGGCGCGTGAACACCGGTCAGGCAAATCTCATTTTTACTTGAGCGGGAACACGATCTCTGTTTTGATTTCTTGCGGCGGCGTTTCAGGTTCGCTAAAGTAAACTTCATACGCGACACCCGTCGCTTCGTAGCCGTTCGCCTTGATCCATTGGGTCAGTGCTTTGTACGCCGGCGCCATTTGTTCGTACGGTCCGATGTGGACGGTGCTCGCGAGTTTGCCGCCGGGAAATTCGCTCGCCTGAATCTCGCCCTTGCCCGCGATTTTGCGCGCGACCGGAAAGCCGGCTTCAATGTCGAGATTCTGCATGTCCATGTTATAGTACGCCGCGAACGGCATCCCCGCCGGTTGCTCGCCCACCTCGCCCAGGTACTGCATGATCGCGCTGTACGCCTTGCCGAGCACCTGCGGTAAATCCTGCACTGCCGCGTGCGTGCGGATAGACAGCGCGGGTTGCGCAGACTGTTCTTTGAGTTCACATTGGTACGTCATTTCATTTCCTCCTTTTATTTCCCCAAGAACTCGCGCACGACGCGCGCGAATTCCTCGGGTTGATCGCTGATTGCAAAGTGACCGGCGTTTTGAATGATGCGAAATTCCGCGCGCGGAAACGCGTCCGCGTACATGCGCGTCGCCTGCTCCGGTTGCAGGTCGTTCGCGCCGTGCAGCACCAACACGGGCGCGGTCACGGGTTTGAGCGCCGCGCGATAATCGTGGCGCAAGCCCATGCTCATGTACATCGCGTACGTCATCCAGCCGCCCGCATCGGCGGATGAATTTTCCGGCGGCAAGGTGAATCCCTTGCGTTGCGCGGCGACGGAATAGTAGCGCGCGAATTCCGCGTTGAGCGATACGAGTTCGGTTTCGGTTTTGGAAAAGAGCGCGCCGAAATCGAGATAGCGTTTCATGTACGCGTCGTACTCCGCCTTCATTGCGTCCGGCAAGAGTGGCTTGATCTGCTCGAACAAGCCGCCGCTCTCCGGCGGCATCACCAACAGTTCCGCCGGCGCGACCAGGATCAATGCGCGCACATGTTCGGGAAATTCGGCGGCATAGAGGGAGGCGAGAAATCCGCCGAACGAGTGACCGACGAGAATGATTTTTTCGTCGCCCAGGATTTGCCGGATGCGTTCGATGTCCGCGATCTGCGCGCCCAGTCCGAGTGTCTTGTCGAGCGTCTGCATATTTTCGTAATAGTTCGACGACGAAAATTTTTCGATGGGACGCGACGATTTGCCGCAACCGCGTTGATCGTAGTAATGAAATTTGTAATTCGCGTTCAGCCGCGCGAGACCGGGCAACGGTTTTGCAATTGGTGCGCCAGGTCCGCCGTGAACGACGAGCACGTTCGCGCCCGCGCCGTCGGCATAGTGATACAACTTGATGTCGCCTTCGACATTCCAAAAATCTTTGCCGACAGTTTGAGGCGGTGGCTGAAGATTCTTGATTGCGCGCGCCATCCCCGGTTCGTACAACGGTTGTTGCAGCGCGAACCAAAACCACACACCACCCGCCACGATCACTACGAACAAAACGAACACGACGATCAGAATAATTTTTTTCATTTGCTCTCCAATTTATTCCTGGCAGTTCGCGCAAAAGTAACACGCCCCGCCCAAGTACTGAATCTTTTGAATCGGTCCGCCGCATCCCGGACAAGGACGCTCTGGCGCGTGCTTGTCCATCAAGCGGACGTACTTACCCGGCTTGCCATAGAGATCCAATTCGTCGTAGCGACCGCCTTGCTGGGTCACTTGCCCCACCGTTTTGAGAATCGCGTTGTACAGTTGTCGCGTTTGGCGCTTGGTTAGTTCGTCAATCGAATGTTTGGGATGGAGGCGCGCGTTGAAAAGAATGTCCTGCGCGATCGCGTTCCCCAGACCTGGGATGAGTTGATTCTGGGTCAACAATCCTTTCGCGCTCGTCTTCTCCACTTGGACTGCCGCGTCAATCAGTTTGCAAAAGTACTCGAACGTAAACGCTGGCTCAATCGGCGTCGTTCGCATGTCCTTGATGTATTGACGCTGGCGCTCCTTGCCTTTTTCGTACAGTTCCATCGCGCCCCACATCTGCGTGGTCGCGGTGAGCGCCGAACCGTCTTGAAACTCCAGCCGGAGATGATACTTGTCCGGCGGTTTGGTATCGGCGGGATGATAGAGCACCTTGCCGCCGCATTCTCCCAGCACTAACACGTAGCCAGGATCGAGCGAGACACAGAGCCACCTGCCCCTGACTTGCGCCTTGCCAATTTTTTTCGCTTGCGTCAGCGCGGTAAATTCGGCAGGACGCCGATTGTACCAGACGAATTTGTGCGGCGTGTTGCCCAAACATCCTTGCTGAATGATTTTGCCTTTGAGTGTTTCGTTCATTTGTTTGGCGAGCGTGAGATACTCCGGTAACTCGAACATGCGTGCCTCCAAAACCGTGTCGAACCTTGCGAAGGTTTCCAAACCTTCGCAAGGTTAAAATCAATGATTGGTTTCGTATTGTTTTGCGATTGCGCTCGCCCACTCGCGCACGATGCGGCGCAGTTCATCCGGCGCGAGTACGGTCACGATCGGACCATATCCGAGCGTCATCGCCGCCGCCCAGGTCAAATCCGGCATGGATGCGGTGATGATGACCGAGCCGTCGCTTTGCTCTTCGAGCGTGTCCCAGTACGCGCGATTGTCCTGGGCAAGGAGCGCGGCGTCCGGTGCAAAGCGCAAACGCATTTCCACTTTGGTTTCCGATTCGAATGCCTGCGCGAGAAATTCGTGCGCGTTGAAATGCTCCGGCGTCTGAAACGTCTTGTCGAGCAGAGTGAGTTCGCCGATGCGATCCAAGCGAAACGAGCGACTCGCGTTTCGCAAGTGGCAATGTCCGATGACGTACCACCAGCCCCACCGATTGACGAGCGCGTACGGGTCCACCTCGCGTGATTCTGCTTCGGGCTGATTTTGTTTTCGATACGCCATCGCCACGCGGCGCTGCTCGTGAATCGCGCGGCGCAATTTTTCCAACAGTGGGATCAGCGTATCGAGTTGAACGCGGTGCATCCCGGCGGTGACGAGCGTTCGCCGCGCCCACGCGATTTCGTGACGCTGTTCTTCCGGCAAAACGTTTTCGAGTTTCGCGAGCGCGCCTTGCGCGGCATCTTGGTACAATTTGCCCCACATCTCGCGCACCAGACTCGTGCCGAGGTACACCGCGACCGCTTCCTCCGGCGAAAAGACGAGCGGCGGCATCTTGTAGCCGCGCACGAGTGAAAATCCGCCGTACGGTCCGCGCTCGGAATAGATCGGAATGCCCATCTCGTCGAGCATCGCGATGTAGCGATGCAGCGAGCGCACCGAGACGCCGAGTTCTTCCGCGAGGTCGGACGCTTTTTGGTTCGGCTGACGTTGGAGCAACATCAGCAAGGTGATGAGTCGGGTGGCGGTGTTTGCCATCGCAATTTCCCTTCATCTGACAACAATCTATGGCAGGTTTATGCCAATTCCTGGCATAATTGTCGCGCCGTTTCGCGAAAAAAGAAAACCGCGCCGACCGTTGGCGCGGCAAGCGCGGTTGTCATTTCCACCACTGAGGACACAGAGGTCACAGAGTTGTGAACTATTTCTTTCTCTGTGCTCTCTGTGTCCTCAGTGGTGCATCCAAATTCCCTATCTGCCCAACACGCTTTTCAACACATCCGGGTTGTTCGTCGTGATGCCATCCACGCCCCAATCCGCCAGGCGTTTCATTTCGCCGGCAGAGTTGACCGTCCACGTACCGATTTTCAATCCGCGCGCGTGAACCGCGCGCACCAACGCTTCGGTCACAGGCGTCGAATTCGGCATAAAAAAATCCGCGCCAGTCGTCTCGATGATTTCGGCGACGATTTGATCCGGCGTCAACGTCGCCCGCG encodes:
- a CDS encoding DUF1634 domain-containing protein, which translates into the protein MQETQLEATRDAQTLRVELFIARLLRWGVILSFIILLAGIGSVLVTGNTGYHAIRLDDLDSIVAYHVRPDFPNTPSDVAQGVLVFKPYAIITLGLLVLIAIPVMRVVVSVIAFVTERDWLYVAITAWVLTVLLISFLIGEAGG
- a CDS encoding GyrI-like domain-containing protein, with protein sequence MTYQCELKEQSAQPALSIRTHAAVQDLPQVLGKAYSAIMQYLGEVGEQPAGMPFAAYYNMDMQNLDIEAGFPVARKIAGKGEIQASEFPGGKLASTVHIGPYEQMAPAYKALTQWIKANGYEATGVAYEVYFSEPETPPQEIKTEIVFPLK
- a CDS encoding alpha/beta hydrolase, which produces MKKIILIVVFVLFVVIVAGGVWFWFALQQPLYEPGMARAIKNLQPPPQTVGKDFWNVEGDIKLYHYADGAGANVLVVHGGPGAPIAKPLPGLARLNANYKFHYYDQRGCGKSSRPIEKFSSSNYYENMQTLDKTLGLGAQIADIERIRQILGDEKIILVGHSFGGFLASLYAAEFPEHVRALILVAPAELLVMPPESGGLFEQIKPLLPDAMKAEYDAYMKRYLDFGALFSKTETELVSLNAEFARYYSVAAQRKGFTLPPENSSADAGGWMTYAMYMSMGLRHDYRAALKPVTAPVLVLHGANDLQPEQATRMYADAFPRAEFRIIQNAGHFAISDQPEEFARVVREFLGK
- a CDS encoding YafY family transcriptional regulator, coding for MANTATRLITLLMLLQRQPNQKASDLAEELGVSVRSLHRYIAMLDEMGIPIYSERGPYGGFSLVRGYKMPPLVFSPEEAVAVYLGTSLVREMWGKLYQDAAQGALAKLENVLPEEQRHEIAWARRTLVTAGMHRVQLDTLIPLLEKLRRAIHEQRRVAMAYRKQNQPEAESREVDPYALVNRWGWWYVIGHCHLRNASRSFRLDRIGELTLLDKTFQTPEHFNAHEFLAQAFESETKVEMRLRFAPDAALLAQDNRAYWDTLEEQSDGSVIITASMPDLTWAAAMTLGYGPIVTVLAPDELRRIVREWASAIAKQYETNH